A single region of the Silene latifolia isolate original U9 population chromosome 8, ASM4854445v1, whole genome shotgun sequence genome encodes:
- the LOC141595667 gene encoding putative mitochondrial protein AtMg00240 has translation MENCNEATVHMPRGTKLSVEQGELLHELDKYRRLIGKLPYLNLTRHDISYPVQHLSQFLVQSRVPHMQATIHMVRWYLKETINVGLYYPSSSDFQLKAHIDAN, from the coding sequence ATGGAGAATTGCAATGAGGCAACAGTTCACATGCCTAGAGGGACCAAATTATCAGTGGAGCAAGGTGAGTTGCTACATGAGCTAGACAAATATAGAAGATTGATTGGGAAACTTCCGTATCTAAACCTGACCAGACATGATATATCATATCCAGTACAGCATCTGAGTCAGTTTTTGGTTCAGTCTAGAGTACCACACATGCAAGCAACAATACACATGGTCAGGTGGTATCTCAAAGAAACAATCAATGTTGGGTTGTATTATCCATCCTCATCAGATTTCCAGCTCAAGGCCCATATTGATGCAAACTAG
- the LOC141595665 gene encoding uncharacterized protein LOC141595665, translating to MPTRVAFKGVFNDKYLANDHNERFNNFKEDDYRPLKSNYVVHQTNNGDIRVMNRETNLWWGVGERNWIRSNVGGGQVSDTNPNILFEVIKIDGNVIVLRSRDNNKFCDTFTSIFPRWLNAGSVTDSRDGYMKVEEPLDTVRIYNHSRERILTYTDVDNGGTEPIVITRTLSEEVTETKAWRNSQSLTLGTSMSFSSGIPKLGIGLEITFEGQFTEEYEWSKTDERKRSISETVTVTVPPGKTARLLLMASSASFDIPFSYTQTDRYVTGEDPITTIVDDGIFAGSSVYYSYIKTEQSSL from the exons ATGCCAACACGGGTGGCATTTAAAGGGGTCTTCAATGACAAATATCTGGCTAATGATCATAACGAACGGTTCAACAACTTTAAGGAAGACGATTACAGACCACTAAAATCCAACTACGTTGTCCACCAAACCAACAACGGCGACATTCGTGTCATGAACAGGGAAACAAACTTGTGGTGGGGAGTTGGGGAACGTAATTGGATTAGATCCAATGTTGGCGGCGGCCAAGTGTCCGACACCAACCCTAACATCTTGTTTGAGGTCATCAAAATAGATGGCAATGTGATAGTGCTTCGTTCCCGAGACAACAACAAATTTTGTGACACCTTCACCAGCATCTTCCCGCGTTGGTTAAATGCAGGGTCGGTTACCGACTCTCGTGACGGCTACATGAAGGTGGAGGAACC GTTGGATACAGTCCGTATTTACAACCACTCACGAGAAAGGATTCTAACATACACTGACGTCGACAATGGCGGTACTGAACCAATTGTAATAACGAGAACACTGTCAGAGGAAGTGACTGAAACCAAAGCCTGGCGTAATAGCCAATCACTTACGTTGGGTACAAGTATGAGTTTCAGCAGTGGAATCCCGAAGCTCGGCATTGGCCTCGAAATTACGTTTGAAGGGCAGTTCACGGAGGAGTATGAATGGTCTAAGACTGATGAAAGAAAACGGTCTATTTCCGAAACAGTGACTGTAACTGTGCCCCCTGGGAAAACGGCTAGACTTCTACTTATGGCTTCCAGTGCTTCCTTTGATATCCCCTTCTCTTACACTCAGACTGACCGATACGTCACCGGTGAAGATCCAATCACCACTATAGTCGATGATGGCATTTTTGCCGGTTCCAGTGTTTACTACTCCTATATCAAGACTGAACAGAGCTCGCTTTGA